The sequence below is a genomic window from Paenibacillus sp. DCT19.
AACCCCTCTCCAAATTCTGATCCTGAGATATTCTACCATAGTTCAATTCATTATAAGTACTAAATTTATTAAATTAATGTAAAATTTTTGCGAGATTGATAGAAAACTGAATTCATTCAGGATCGTTACTTCACATTTAATGTAATCGAATACATAGGAACGATAGGATTCGTCTAAAAAAACAAAAAAGAACCACCTTTGTAAGTACAAAGGCAGTTCGGCAGTTCGGGACTTCCACACTCACCAAATAGAGAACACAATATAAGGTAGAGAGATAAACGTAATTGAGGTTATAACATCGTCATGAAATCTTGCGGGCAACCACCGCTAACCGTCCGTTCTCAGTTGAGTACTCGCACGTGGACAGGACAACTAGCTTGTCGCCATACTGTGCTGTTACCCCCGTGTCATATAGAGCGAGTTGTTGGATGTTCTGAATATAGGAATCGAACTCGGCTGGCGTGTTTACATGTTCAAGCTGATAGTATTTAAAAACGTCATCCGATTTGCGGTAGATTTCCGACACAATAACGGCTACAATCTCATACTCTTCCTTCTCGTAAAGTGTGCTGAACTGGAAGGTAGCATGCTCTCTATAGAATCTTTCACTCTTGTATTTCATTAAGTCTTTAAACATCCAGCCACTTTTCATATGGTGACCATGAATGAGTAGAATATCTGAACCGTTGATCTGACTATGCTTATCCAAAAAAGGGAGGCCGCCATGGTTCTCTTTTTTATCAAAATCATGATCGAGGTAGTACTCTGCATCCCGTGGATTCTGCATCACAGGGTACTCAATACGAGTGCCGTCAATGTTCAGCCAGCCTGCAATATCCGAATTCCTCTCATACAGCTCTCGGAATTCGGGAAGCATGACCGGTTCAGCAGTCTTATTAGACAAAAGGGAGGGGACATAGTCCCCTCCGCCCTTGCCCGAACTATCCTTCCAAACCTTGGTCAACTCTGCGATTTTCTGCTGCTCAGCATAATCTCTCAGATACGTTCTCGTCATATTGACGAGAGAGAAAACCAACACAAGGAGGGAAACGGCGATAAGAATTTTTTTGGTTTTGCTCATGTTCTTACCGCCTTTCCAATCATTGAATTCGCTTGTTCTTCTTATTACCAAGTAAACAGAGCACAATCGTCATCAAGGACATCAGAGCCAGTGCCATATAGATCATTGGCGTTACGCTGTTGTCTCCCGTTTTCGGAGCATCGTCCAGCTCGTTGCTGACGTTGTTAACTTCATGGTTACCATTGTCGGTGTCGTTATTAACCTTGCCCGGATTTGTCGTACCTGTATCTGGGTCGGTATTATCGCTCACCGGATTAGTCACTCCGTTACTTGGCTCGGGCGTTCCATCAACCGGATCGATAGTGCCGTTATCCGGATCAGTAGCTCCGTGATCTGGCTCGGTGGTGCCATGAACTGGATCTGTCGTTCCATTGATCGGATCTGTAGTTCCGTTGACTGGCTCCGTCGTTCCATTGACCGGTTCGGTCGTTCCTTGAACTGGCTCGGTTGTTCCCTGACCTGGGTTAGTCGTTCCGTTACCCGGATCAGTTGTTCCATTCCCCGGCCCGCTTGTTCCGTTGCCCGGGTCAGTTGTTCCACCGCCACCGTTACCGCCACCGGAACGAATTGGCTTCATAGGCACATCATATCTAACAATGTCGAAATCGACAGAGATCGTATTGCTTCGGTGTGTCTCGTATCCATCCTTCGTTACGATTAGATAATAATCCGCTTCAGGGAACACCATGTACGCATAAAAGCCATTGGCATCGCTATCCTGCTCTGGACTCTTATTGTCGTGCGGTGGGAAATTAGGAACCGCAGGAAGTGTTACTTTTGTACCCGGAATACGACCTTTATCTCGATTCCGCTGCGTATCCGCATAATACAGAGTAACGATGGCTCCTTCAATTTTCTTGCCAGTAGTCGCATCTCCGGTCGTTTCATCATAAACCGTACCGTAAGGGTCAACTAGCTCCTCGGAAATATTAAGTTCTCCGTTCGCCTTAACATTCAGTTGTGCGACTTTGAGGAGTAATTCTTCGCCTGTCTCCGACTCATAACGAACTTCCATGATGTACTTCTGCTCGCTTAGCCCTTCTACGGAGAACGTTCCATTTGAAGCCATCGGGAATGCTTTAGGACGACCATTTTCTTCAATATACGTACCGTCAATGTTCTTCAAATAGATATGCATATGACTGGTAAACTCATCATTGAACAGTTCTGTTGTTCCGTTCAGTTGCTTGAACAGCACAATTCCTACTGCCGTAATATCGGCTGGAACAGTCTCGTCTGTCACGCTGCCATCTACATTTGCTTTTTGCGTGAACTCGACAGGTACATCTTTACCACCTACGCGATACCACTTCGTATACGTGATGGTATAGTCCGTATCTGCCACAGCTGGAACTGCATACTCACCGTTCTCATTCGTCACTGTCTGAATTTTCTCACCTGTCTTCAGATCAGTTACTGTAATTGGCGCATTAGGAATGACTTCGCCTGTATTGTTGTTACGCAGGACGCCCTCCAGATACGGACGAGTATTTACATAATCTGCTCTGGACACTTGTTTCTCAGGAATCGTGCCTGTACGGACAAAGCTTTCCGGATCTGTCACATAACCATCTGTCGTGTAATCCTCTTGGGTTACTGTATATTCCAGATTGGTCGGAAGATCTTGTACACCGAGTGTCTGTCCATCGGTAAGCTCAAAGGTATCTCCATTACGGATAACACCTGTGCTACCGTCTGACTTCACATAAACATAGGATTCGTCCGCCCCTTCACCTGTGAAAGTGATCGTGTACGTGAACGGTTTTTGTTTGTCGTCGTCTTTACCTTTAACAGTGTTGCTGATGAGCAGACCACCTTTTAACATACGGATATTCGTATATGGCGCTACTTCATCTGTGCCGTCCATCACTCCGGTATAATACCGTTCCTCAGGATTAGTCACGTAATCCTCGGCTGTGTAATCCTGCTGGGTAATGGTGTATTTTAGATGCTTAGGTAAACCCACCAGATCCAGTGTCTCTCCATCCTTAAGTCTGAAAGTATCACCGGATTTGATTGTACCTGTACTACCATCTGATTTCTCGTAAGTGTAGCTTCCATCCTTACCCGCATCCTCCAAGATAACGGTGTACTCGAATTCCTTCGTTGGGTCACCGCCGTTGCCCATCACTGTATTGCTGATGGTCAGCTTGTTAACGATGCGTTCATTAATGAAATCTGCCTTATGATCGCCTTTGTTCACGACTGTGCCAGAATACTCTCTCGTCTCTGGTGTAGTGGTGTAGCCATCACTAGTCGTATAATCAGCCTCGGTCACGGTATACACAAGATCTGCAGGCAATGCCGCGAGCGTCACAGATTCCCCATGCTTAAGCGTAATTTTATCTCCGCTCTTGATCTTGCCAGACGTACCATTTGACTTCGTGTAGGCATATTCCTTGTCCTTGCCTTCACCATCGAAATTCACAGTGTATTCGAAGTCCTTGGAAGGATCACTTCCATTTCCTTGCACTGTATTGCTGATCGTTAACTTACCTTGTGCTGGCGTAGGCACGATCAGTGGAAGTTCAGAGTTCACTTTTATGCCGTCTACCCAGATTGGTTTACCAGGTGTATTGCCAACGTACACTTGATAA
It includes:
- a CDS encoding class B sortase, with the protein product MSKTKKILIAVSLLVLVFSLVNMTRTYLRDYAEQQKIAELTKVWKDSSGKGGGDYVPSLLSNKTAEPVMLPEFRELYERNSDIAGWLNIDGTRIEYPVMQNPRDAEYYLDHDFDKKENHGGLPFLDKHSQINGSDILLIHGHHMKSGWMFKDLMKYKSERFYREHATFQFSTLYEKEEYEIVAVIVSEIYRKSDDVFKYYQLEHVNTPAEFDSYIQNIQQLALYDTGVTAQYGDKLVVLSTCEYSTENGRLAVVARKIS